The DNA region tgattatatgcataaaaatgtatattacTTATCCAAAAAAATTGAAGGTATGAGTGAAGAGGAAATTCAAAAGAAGTATGTACTTGTTGAAAATAGTgatgttatttttatattgaCATATTCTATAATTATGTTGAATACAGATTTACATAATAATCAAGTTAAgaataaaatgaaattagaagagtttattaaaaataatagaggaataaataatggaaaaaatattgatagaatatatttagaaaatctatataattgtattttaaatgaagaaatcaaattattttcaaataCACAAAACACATATACAAATGATGATCAATATTGGAAATTATTAgatcaaaaaaaagaagaatataaatattatcattcttttaaaaagaatgaaatatatttttataaatatgatataaacaaattgttaataagaaataatttcctacctatattttttgaacTCTTTAAAAGAACTAATGATTACAATTTAATCGAACACTGTACTTTTATGTTTAAAATGgttataaataatttggcatattatcatgatttaggaaatataaataaaataggttatatatttaaatatataaatttttatttaacaCAAAAATGTCaatctttattatatttatttttccattttataaaaaaatgttataattCATTTAGAAACTGTTGGtctatttatattaatattatatttaaattaataacTATTGATTTATTGCCTATCTTTTTTTATccacatatatttataaacaATACACAATTTAATATTGACAAAGACTTTTTAAGTAGAAAGTCTAAGAAAGGAAATACCTTAGAGACatacaatataaataaaagtattACAGAAACCTATCAACATCCATTTTTAATGTTTAAGAAAAATGTCaagaaattaaataaatctAAATGGATTGATGATTTCAGTAGTATGTTTTTCTCAAGACATAGTACTAATGAAAATAACAATTTGTCTATAATATTTAAGGATAGTGgtaattataatgaaaagatcgaagaaataaaaaatcaaatcaaagaaaaggaaaaggaaaaaaaaaaaaaaaagaaaaatgatAAGGTTAAGGATAAGGTTAATGGACAAGAGAACGAACATGATAActtaaacaaaaataagaagaaaaataatgaagatataaaacatgacgataaagaaaatgaaaagcATTCAGAAGAACATCATAAGGCAGATCATAATGATATAGATGAAGAAGATtatgatgaagatgatgatGACGATGATATTGATGATGACGATAATgattatgatgatgattatgaagatgatgaatatattgatgatgataatgataattattacaatctgaatgacaataataataatgataataatgatgaattggaatatatttatgtaaatatCAAAGCGGATcctaaaaatatagatacTAGTGCAATAATTGataatgttaatatatataaaaaattaaaattagatatatataacttttttacatttaatGATTTTCACAATAATATGATTacaaatttaaatattagtagttttatttatttaataaaaattttaattattaaatgttcaattaagaaagaaaatgaaatacATAATGTGTCTGCTCATCATACAAATAAAGCGGAAGTACATCAtcattcatttttaaaatcaCCAACAATGTCAcataatcataataataattatttaacTAATGATAAAGCAGGTACTACATTTAATGTtaatgattatattaatgataCAAATCCTATCATAGTAAATTCTGAGAGTTCTTTTGAGCAATTTTATCATAGCAAAGAAAAATTACTAAGTACTCAAATgttttttcatattatgTGTTATAAGATTAATTAtacttatattttatataatatgttatgTAAATTAAAATTGAAATCTTATAGAAGAATAAATAGATTTATAGAGAAAGGCGAAGTTCATGAACtgaatttatatatgaaacAAATTCATGAGGAAagaaaatgtaaaaatataaaccATGAGGAAagaaataagaaaaattatttcgATTTAACcttaaataatatatatgacaCTGATAATACAAGTGATGCTGAATTGAGCGATTCTGATTATAGTGACATATCTAATGATTCGTTTTTTGTAAAAAGAAAGGAACGTATTTTAgttgatatatatatgcatagTCATGAAGGTCGTGGAGAAAAACATAGAGATGAAAgaaatagaaatattaatCATATTGATCATAATCATAATCATGATGATCATTTTGATAATAGTAAATATGTTGATGAAGATGATCTTTAtgatcattattattataatcacCATGAACATAAACATAAAAGGCTACACGAAGAAcaaaatgaagaatatgatgaatataaagAAATGTATAAAGAATTTGATAAAATTTATTCGTATGCTGATAGTACAGATGAAGAAAGAGAAGATGGACATGATGAAGAACATTCTTATGAACATGCACATCATAATCATGATGAAGATGAAGATTCGACATATTTAAGTGATGACAAAGAACATGCTGATGTATTTAatagtatatattatagCAAACATAAAGGAGGTCATAATGTAAAAGGAAATTTCCATATAACGAATGATGGgaatttaaataaaaatttaaagaGAAGTAAACAATATTTGattgataaaataaaaatggatctttatatgaaaacatatattatgCACATAAAAATTATCGTATTTACCTTTGAacattattttaatttattaaatagttatttattaataaattatgattcttctatttttattaatatatataatagcatttttaaaaattacAAGATGAATAATGTAAAAGTAATGACAGAAGAGGATATATCCAATGATAAATCATATAACTTATATGATACAAATTttgaagatataaataaaaaaataaattacaaagaagaagaagaagaggaagatgaagaaaaacgtataaacataaatgatattgaaaataatttatttactGTAAAGATGGAAAAATCCGAAACGGAAGAAGGTGATTGGTTGTTCATAGAACAATTAATTATGAGTATTATGAATTTTTCATATCtttgttttaatatatataaagaaaataaagtGCATATTAGTAAGAAGTTATTAAAGAAGATGAATATGAATGGGGATACTGTAAGAAGAATTTGTTTAGAATTACAAAAGAGAAATAAAAAGTTCTTTTTCTTATGtggaatatatttaatatatatattacaatttttaaagaaaaatatattatatcgatttattgataaaataatatttgtattagaaaaaatttCAAAAAATGTATACGTTAATAGTtgtattataaatatatacttaaaTATGTTGCAATTAATAACTCCgaacaatatattatataaaaatacaaataatacaaatatatcGTTAAACgataaagatatatatatttatattgaaAAGGCTACAATATATACTGAAagtattaataatataataaataataataatgttttattaaaactcaacaattttaatattgaaaatataatattatcactTTTACcttatttattatattttaataacaAGAAAGAAGAAATTAATTCACATATAGCATCAATAAATTCTGAGTgtttacatataatatcaaatatatattataaaagtatatacatgtatatgaacaataatattaatcatagagataatgataaacatataaagatgaagaagaaTAATACAGGGCTTCTTTTGAATTCTGAATGTGACATGGAAAAACATCAGGGCATTTcttatgaaaatataattgaattaaaaaaaatgtatatatttttattaacatGTTTTGTTTTGTCTTTAGCATGTTCCTTTAGCTCGAAAAGAACAAGGAGTGAAGCCTACATAAAGTTGCaacaatttttatttaatgagagttatatatttaaaagagTAAACAAAAAggaagataataataataataataataataatagtaataataataatagtaataataataataatagtagtaataaaaattccaaggaagaaaaatatgtatatagaaatgaaaaattaatagACCTAATAAGcaattttatcattttaccattaattacatataattattattttccatttatatgtaaaaataaatatagaGGAATATCAAATGATGAGGATGATGGAAATATGAAACACAGtgataatgaaataaaGGATAGCGAACCTTCTAGTGAGAATTTGTTAACATTAgatcaaaataattattgtAAGGAAGCATTACTAAACTACaatttatttcataaaaaaaatcatGTTAGTAATATGTCAGAAGAAATGTGgaaaaataatgaatatgaGAATTGCGGTTgtataattaattataagAATTTAGAGAATATTGATAAAGATAATCTtgttttaaataatatattgaattatgctaatgattattatatacatactatattacataaacaatataattattattttagttatttatatgcaaaaaaaatgttaacATATGATAATGTTTGTTATAGAAAAAGTATGAGTATTAGTTTTGTTAGTCATATTATGCTatcctttttatattcacTCCTAAATTGTTCAGATGATATttatgatgatgaaaaaaaacaaacaaataatttattaaatagtgaattaaaaaataacaaaacAAAGGAAACacataataatgatgaagataaaatttttaatttatattcattgttatgtttaaataatgaagCTATGTACAACAAAATTGTTACCAAAGGAAAATGTGAAAGTAATTGTATTTATTACTTTCTAAAACATTTCTATCATTCCTTATTAACAATTAAAGAAGAAGcaaacaaaatattaaatatatataaagagacatttatagaaaatatgaaaaatattatttatgtatcCTCTTCCTATGCTTATTGTCTAAAGGATCATCGTATTAGCTGTTTTTCACACATAAAAAATGGCTACTATTTTTTAAGAGAAcaggaaaaaaatatatatattaaattacATAATGTACAAAATATTCATGACAAAGAGTATCCACAGGAATTAGACAATGATGTtgttaaaaatattaaaaaattgCAACTCAATGTAAGAATAAGTATAGTTATTgtgtattatattttatatatggataataattcaaatgAGCAATTTAAAGCAACCTTTGAAGAGTTATTAAATGTTCTACTAACAAAATATAGTGATAATGAGCATGTTGAAAAGgatgaacaaaaaaaggaaaatgAAGTAAAGGAGGCTCAAACAAATGATGACAAGGAAAAAACTGTTGTAACGAgtaataatgaaaataatacaGGGAAAAAAGTAGATACTGTAAACCTTacaaatgataaaaaagaagataaCGTAAAAGATTTAAATGAAGTTAAAGAAGATAACGTAAAAGATTTAAATGAAGTTAAAGAAGATAACGTAAAAGATttaaatgaagataaaGAAGATAACGTAAAAGATTTAAATCAGGATAAAGAAGATAACGTAAAAGATTTAAATCAGGATAaagaagataatataaaagatttAACTGAGAAAAAAGTGGATGATAATctaaatatttcaaataaaGACGAAGCACTTGAAAAACCTCAAGCCTTAGAAGAACAGGAAAAACAAGATGTTTCCCATTCatatgatgaaaaagatgaaaaacAAAACTAAAAAGGATAATAAGAAGAAGTCTAATTATAATGAGGTGAAACCATAATTAAATTTGCTATTCTTCAAAATTGAGAActtataataaagaaaaattataagaatttgaatatatatatattaattatatattcatatcTTACATATGCATGTTAATAATACCAAAATGTGTTCgttatataataaacatatatatatatatatatatatatataattttttttttttttttttttttccatatttgcaagagaataaaaaatttgttttagaaaatattatttatataaataattttttatattaaaatgattaataaaaaaaatacaaaaaaaatgataaaaaaaatatattatatatatatataataaataatcatttacatgaaaaaagaaatgttatttctattttactttatatagttttaaaatttattttaattatttatttttaacgttttttccatattatgtttctttttttagtaaagtatatttgtaatacaaacattatatatatttatagaaCAACTTTATGGTATGAAAATGagtattttttaattatatttttaattgtaaatataaacataatgatatatatatatatatatatatacgtacatacacatattatcattatgtttcttttatgtatatattataaaccATCTTTATACAAATTTGGCTGAAGCCATGGATGTTTTAAGGCTTCCATAGCATTACACCTTTTAGATGGATCTATTTgtaataatgataaaagaaaatcaagaaataatttgtcacttatttgaaaattattttttaataagtTATCACTTGGATAACATACATCATAATAAATCTCACTGTTGCTATTGTTACGTTTTCTTGGAAAGGATGTATTTggatttttattttttaataaatcttttgtaatgatattatcttttttatttaaacGAAAGAAGTCTTtagaattaaaaataatttcttcATCATCTATTTGATTTAATTgttcttcttttatataattgtCGTACATATTATCTgttgtaaatttttttaatattattaatcCGTGTTTTGTAAAGATATGTGGTATCCTACaattatttatcatataaaatgGGAAAGGTCCAATATAAGAAActattgaatatataaaacgataaatattttgataatcaaataatattttttttgttaaaaattcaaataatatacatcCTAAACTCCATATATCAATTTTCCTATCATAGTTTTGTTGTAATAAAACTTCAGGTGATCTATAAGATCGAGTTTGTACATACATTTCTAGTTTATCGCTTTCATATATACAACTATTAAAATCGATTATTTTGATCTTATCAAACTGTTTAgtactatatatatttatattatcattattatcaacaTTTTTTACACTATTGTTGTATGATTTATTAGTAtcacataatatatttgatgtcttttgattattatcatattgtgtatctttattttcaataaaGGTTTGATCAAATGATGGATACgtaattattttcttttcttctatatttgacatatttatatttgatGAATTCAAAATATGTTGTTCCATTTCATCATTATATGTAGTAGCTCCATTTTGATTAactttataatatttatcCCTTTTATGATTcttcttattttttttcatatttatcataatattttctgGTTTCAAATCACAATGTATTAAATTCTTCGAATGTATATATGCTAATCCTTCTAATAAGTTTTTTGTCAATATTTGTAATTGACCTAAAGTTCCTAATTTTCCTTTCTtaatgaaataattatataaatcacTTTGCATGTATTCTGTTACTATAATT from Plasmodium gaboni strain SY75 chromosome 14, whole genome shotgun sequence includes:
- a CDS encoding putative protein transport protein SEC7, which produces MEYKYYDKKMEKCISFNEAYDLNNDEKKVGTSCEDFLMNSSSYMNDDYLKLNIFTIIKNEIINVLSVIKKHEYNKNLDSSIVDALFILYNNINNLNNNLKEEIEIHDFNNKLDIYHIAPFLNIIRNNNIFYKIKLSALQSLDHILKYNSSYFNDKYSNEHLNRKQISYLCDDYDNEVRSNTSDHICKRDIINESIEKHWTKDFDDKHDGPLTKMLNEKVPKKKKYHFFSKNYKLHKKYHLEKEEAEENFTCVINKGNNIINISIETLLNAPINYHNMNYEEIILYDTMILFNNILMNSIKVVDKNNIIKIICYIFKIYKSTKYSLLFKGNCESILINIFHVVMKSYVNNIDDDFIHDILTIILILINNNKNKFVLDLLNKKDFINLYNELFENEMSHENLENINILSFSLLNILIEVYGYSLINKNFDSISNIIRCLFIHITSSSYVLICKALRSYINIFILYKKHFFIYNEIFINILLNTLKKGSSKNITETALLTLSHFCLENVLFEIYYNYDVNLYASDLLQNFIKSILELCVNFVHNTTIINEVIFKMIKNILYILVPYANHTKPKKNNDHHNHNISHHNHLNSLHLHSNDSYYNHISIHDMTHNTHDCGYINQLIIEFKNDIYSDTYNKVFGSRKRKRGRKRTSIIHEFNIKDKDKEDEHDNENKDEDHNKKHSINNNNNNNNSGNYYDNEGNLNQHIIDNRRRTSLSKKEAINEFIDRYNDNKNELKKKKHNLNELYSLNFLSSSTKDNRFVTFCALLLFEHFREYVKVKYIKKKKHIMRKKKRRKEILKKSATIFNTLKGKAVDELIKMRIIQTQETFNNIDSNYAIIDSEAMHKDDDIIEYSSSLYENRSFLTSENGFEKGSSIKSNSFNPNTHDNKTQMNNSNIDMNLSHNSYNPDEVENNRSLINNHSHFTTEESCDERNENEKDIKKKKHIKGHTSQKEREIAINDEDKVEENNNNNNNNDGNDVQVIKQENKMLNGIVDENTSRNDKKKKKKNSSNIHINVSDDHSVLNNNSKSSIGHYEKNDEGKKTDKNDNTENNIINNNNIDDDENINNNYTNEEISKKESDLHKMDNHQKKKKHHHHMTATEIISTVAHNFSKKHFKHSTKNNLMEDEYFVKSMAKFVRYNPFLDKEFVGEYISHRKNINLLKRYVRLFDFCNLSLLSSLRLFLRCFKLPGEAQLIERILEHFSLCFFYSNPIHGDLSNIYKVENDKVVCLVNDEELANKKRYILIDFLNENSNKNNVTHDDSVLQNGNESDPKKSVDKNNNENDSNINECSTNVKKHNVDNNENCVNDLHIEEKINLKKNVNINDYMHKNVYYLSKKIEGMSEEEIQKKYVLVENSDVIFILTYSIIMLNTDLHNNQVKNKMKLEEFIKNNRGINNGKNIDRIYLENLYNCILNEEIKLFSNTQNTYTNDDQYWKLLDQKKEEYKYYHSFKKNEIYFYKYDINKLLIRNNFLPIFFELFKRTNDYNLIEHCTFMFKMVINNLAYYHDLGNINKIGYIFKYINFYLTQKCQSLLYLFFHFIKKCYNSFRNCWSIYINIIFKLITIDLLPIFFYPHIFINNTQFNIDKDFLSRKSKKGNTLETYNINKSITETYQHPFLMFKKNVKKLNKSKWIDDFSSMFFSRHSTNENNNLSIIFKDSGNYNEKIEEIKNQIKEKEKEKKKKKKNDKVKDKVNGQENEHDNLNKNKKKNNEDIKHDDKENEKHSEEHHKADHNDIDEEDYDEDDDDDDIDDDDNDYDDDYEDDEYIDDDNDNYYNLNDNNNNDNNDELEYIYVNIKADPKNIDTSAIIDNVNIYKKLKLDIYNFFTFNDFHNNMITNLNISSFIYLIKILIIKCSIKKENEIHNVSAHHTNKAEVHHHSFLKSPTMSHNHNNNYLTNDKAGTTFNVNDYINDTNPIIVNSESSFEQFYHSKEKLLSTQMFFHIMCYKINYTYILYNMLCKLKLKSYRRINRFIEKGEVHELNLYMKQIHEERKCKNINHEERNKKNYFDLTLNNIYDTDNTSDAELSDSDYSDISNDSFFVKRKERILVDIYMHSHEGRGEKHRDERNRNINHIDHNHNHDDHFDNSKYVDEDDLYDHYYYNHHEHKHKRLHEEQNEEYDEYKEMYKEFDKIYSYADSTDEEREDGHDEEHSYEHAHHNHDEDEDSTYLSDDKEHADVFNSIYYSKHKGGHNVKGNFHITNDGNLNKNLKRSKQYLIDKIKMDLYMKTYIMHIKIIVFTFEHYFNLLNSYLLINYDSSIFINIYNSIFKNYKMNNVKVMTEEDISNDKSYNLYDTNFEDINKKINYKEEEEEEDEEKRININDIENNLFTVKMEKSETEEGDWLFIEQLIMSIMNFSYLCFNIYKENKVHISKKLLKKMNMNGDTVRRICLELQKRNKKFFFLCGIYLIYILQFLKKNILYRFIDKIIFVLEKISKNVYVNSCIINIYLNMLQLITPNNILYKNTNNTNISLNDKDIYIYIEKATIYTESINNIINNNNVLLKLNNFNIENIILSLLPYLLYFNNKKEEINSHIASINSECLHIISNIYYKSIYMYMNNNINHRDNDKHIKMKKNNTGLLLNSECDMEKHQGISYENIIELKKMYIFLLTCFVLSLACSFSSKRTRSEAYIKLQQFLFNESYIFKRVNKKEDNNNNNNNNSNNNNSNNNNNSSNKNSKEEKYVYRNEKLIDLISNFIILPLITYNYYFPFICKNKYRGISNDEDDGNMKHSDNEIKDSEPSSENLLTLDQNNYCKEALLNYNLFHKKNHVSNMSEEMWKNNEYENCGCIINYKNLENIDKDNLVLNNILNYANDYYIHTILHKQYNYYFSYLYAKKMLTYDNVCYRKSMSISFVSHIMLSFLYSLLNCSDDIYDDEKKQTNNLLNSELKNNKTKETHNNDEDKIFNLYSLLCLNNEAMYNKIVTKGKCESNCIYYFLKHFYHSLLTIKEEANKILNIYKETFIENMKNIIYVSSSYAYCLKDHRISCFSHIKNGYYFLREQEKNIYIKLHNVQNIHDKEYPQELDNDVVKNIKKLQLNVRISIVIVYYILYMDNNSNEQFKATFEELLNVLLTKYSDNEHVEKDEQKKENEVKEAQTNDDKEKTVVTSNNENNTGKKVDTVNLTNDKKEDNVKDLNEVKEDNVKDLNEVKEDNVKDLNEDKEDNVKDLNQDKEDNVKDLNQDKEDNIKDLTEKKVDDNLNISNKDEALEKPQALEEQEKQDVSHSYDEKDEKQN